A single window of Leishmania panamensis strain MHOM/PA/94/PSC-1 chromosome 35 sequence DNA harbors:
- a CDS encoding tubulin binding cofactor C-like protein (TriTrypDB/GeneDB-style sysID: LpmP.35.3230): MEEKFLQLRQGREEQRRQRSKETAVITVQRQQYESEAELLEAQVTQLLQEGNVTESQQRLDALRTLVQDTANSISLTAHEMAKANMILARLQQLVDEKSSSVAPKKFKFSSRAKAKPTPDAESTIRSLCPTGTSGTNEPTAMAAVTVAGTVNSTNGFGNVYGPSADTDLFINHSKGVFIRDCMNCTIYCLPIAGSVFLSACINCRVYVACHQLRLKGCMNLDLYAWCASTPIIETCDAMRFGPYQCWAGLLSSCTEDGKAYPTHMEWVRRVGEIEDTARTERNYIKVDDFQWVKKSPSPHWRVLTREEERVSTAVFGPATLPSSSSAHPTAAAVH, translated from the coding sequence ATGGAGGAGAAGTTCCTACAGCTGCGCCAGGggcgcgaggagcagcggcgacagcgttCCAAGGAAACTGCGGTCATCAcggtgcagcgccagcaaTACGAGTCGGAGGCCGAGCTGCTGGAAGCGCAGGTCACCCAGCTCCTTCAGGAAGGCAACGTGACggagtcgcagcagcgcctcgacgCATTGCGGACACTGGTGCAGGACACGGCCAACAGCATCTCTCTTACTGCGCACGAGATGGCGAAGGCAAACATGATTCTCGCTCGTCTGCAGCAACTCGTAGATgaaaagagcagcagcgtagcGCCAAAAAAGTTCAAGTTCTCCTCGCGCGCCAAGGCGAAACCGACGCCTGATGCCGAGTCCACCATCCGCTCCTTATGCCCGACTGGTACATCCGGCACGAATGAACCGACTGCGATGGCTGCTGTGACGGTCGCAGGGACGGTTAACAGCACCAACGGCTTTGGCAACGTCTACGGACCATCCGCGGATACCGACCTCTTCATCAACCATTCGAAGGGCGTCTTCATCAGGGACTGCATGAATTGCACCATCTATTGCCTTCCCATCGCCGGGTCCGTCTTCCTATCAGCGTGCATCAACTGTCGCGTCTACGTTGCCTGCCATCAGTTACGACTGAAGGGCTGCATGAACCTGGACCTCTACGCGTGGTGCGCCTCTACTCCAATCATTGAGACATGTGATGCCATGCGCTTCGGGCCCTATCAGTGCTGGGCAGGCTTGCTGAGCTCGTGCACCGAGGATGGGAAGGCGTACCCCACACACATGGAGTGGGTGCGCCGCGTCGGCGAAATCGAAGATACAGCACGGACGGAGCGAAACTACATCAAAGTGGACGACTTTCAGTGGGTAAAAAAGAGCCCGAGTCCTCACTGGCGTGTGCTCaccagagaggaggaaagggtgAGCACCGCCGTTTTTGGGCCCGCAacgctgccctcctcctcatccgcTCAccctactgctgctgcagttcaCTGA